In a genomic window of Rhinopithecus roxellana isolate Shanxi Qingling chromosome 2, ASM756505v1, whole genome shotgun sequence:
- the KIAA0232 gene encoding uncharacterized protein KIAA0232 homolog isoform X4: MKYYEAFPPLSEKPVCLQEIMTVWNKSKVCSYSSSSSSSTAPPASTDTSSPKDCNSESEVTKERSSEVPTTVHEKAQSKSKNEKENKFSNGTIEEKPALYKKQIRHKPEGKMRPRSWSSGSSEAGSSSSGNQGELKASMKYVKVRHKAREIRNKKGRNGQSRLSLKHGEKAERNIHTGSSGSSSSGSVKQLCKRGKRPLKEIGRKDPGCTEGKDLYMENRNDTEYKEEPLWYTEPIAEYFVPLSRKSKLETTYRNRQDTSDLTSEAVEELSESVHGLCISNNNLHKTYLAAGTFIDGHFVEMPAVINEDIDLTGTSLCSLPEDNKYLDDIHLSELTHFYEVDIDQSMLDPGASETMQGESRILNMIRQKSKENTDFEAECCIVLDGMELQGERAIWTDSTSSVGAEGLFLQDLGNLAQFWECCSSSSGDADGESFGGDSPVRLSPILDSTVLNSHLLAGNQELFSDINEGSGINSCFSVFEVQCSNSVLPFSFETLNLGNENTDSSANMLGKTQSRLLIWTKNSAFEENEHCSNLSTRTCSPWSHSEETRSDNETLNIQFEESTQFNAEDINYVVPRVSSNYVDEELLDFLQDETCQQNSRTLGEIPALVFKKTSKLESVCGIQLEQKTENKNFETTQVCNESPHGDGYSSGVIKDIWTKMADTNSMATVEIERTDAELFSADVNNYCCCLDAEAELEALQEPDKAVRRSEYHLWEGQKESLEKRAFASSELSNVDGGDYTTPSKPWDVAQDKENTFILGGVYGELKTFNSDGEWAVVPPSHTKGSLLQCAASDVVTIAGTDVFMTPGNSFAPGHRQLWKPFVSFEQNDQPKSGENGLNKGFSFIFHEDLLGACGNFQVEDPGLEYSFSSFDLSNPFSQVLHVECSFEPEGIASFSPSFKPKSILCSDSDSEVLHPRICGVDRTQYRAIRISPRTHFRPISASELSPGGGSESEFESEKDEANIPIPSQVDIFEDPQADLKPLEEDAEKEGHYYGKSELESGKFLPRLKKSGMEKSAQTSLDSQEESTGILSVAKQNQCLECSMNESLEIDLESSEANCKIMAQCEEEINNFCGCKAGCQFPAYEDNPVSSGQLEEFPVLNTDIQGMNRSQEKQTWWEKALYSPLFPASECEECYTNAKGESGLEECPDAKETPSNEERLLDFNRVSSVYEARCTGERNSGAKSDGFHGKMCSSASSTSEETGSEGGGEWVGPSEEELFSRTHL; this comes from the exons GTACTATGAAGCATTTCCaccgctttctgagaaaccagttTGCCTGCAAGAAATCATGACGGTGTGGAACAAGTCTAAAGTCTGTTCTTACTCTAGCTCTTCTTCATCATCCACAGCCCCACCAGCTAGCACAGATACTTCCTCCCCTAAGGACTGCAACAGTGAAAGTGAAGTCACCAAGGAAAGAAGCAGTGAAGTGCCCACCACTGTCCATGAGAAAGCCCAGAGCAAAAGTAAAAAcgagaaggaaaacaaatttagTAATGGCACAATTGAAGAAAAGCCTGCTTTGTACAAAAAGCAAATCCGACATAAACCTGAAGGAAAGATGCGCCCTCGCTCATGGTCTTCTGGCTCCAGTGAAGCGGGCTCAAGTTCCAGTGGGAATCAGGGAGAATTAAAAGCATCCATGAAGTATGTTAAAGTAAGACACAAGGCACGAGAGATTCGAAACAAAAAAGGGCGGAATGGGCAAAGCAGGCTTTCTTTGAAGCATGGTGAAAAGGCTGAAAGAAACATTCATACTGGAAGTAGTGGCAGTAGCAGCAGTGGTTCTGTCAAACAGCTGTGCAAGCGGGGTAAGAGACCTTTAAAAGAAATAGGGAGAAAAGATCCTGGGTGCACTGAAGGAAAAGACCTGTACATGGAGAATAGAAACGACACAGAGTATAAAGAGGAGCCCTTGTGGTACACCGAGCCAATTGCTGAATATTTTGTTCCTCTGAGCAGAAAAAGTAAACTAGAGACCACATACCGAAACAGACAAGACACAAGTGATCTGACGTCAGAGGCAGTGGAAGAATTGTCTGAATCAGTGCATGGTCTTTGTATCAGCAACAATAATCTTCATAAAACATACCTCGCAGCAGGTACTTTCATTGATGGTCATTTTGTAGAAATGCCTGCAGTTATAAATGAGGATATTGACCTCACTGGGACCTCATTATGTTCTCTACCAGAGGACAATAAATACCTGGATGATATTCATCTATCAGAATTAACGCACTTCTATGAAGTGGACATTGATCAATCCATGTTGGATCCTGGTGCCTCAGAAACAATGCAAGGAGAAAGTCGGATTTTGAATATGATTCgacaaaaaagcaaagagaacacAGATTTTGAGGCAGAATGTTGCATAGTGTTAGATGGTATGGAGTTGCAAGGGGAACGTGCAATATGGACAGATTCTACCAGCTCCGTGGGTGCTGAGGGCTTATTCCTGCAGGACCTTGGCAATCTGGCTCAGTTTTGGGAGTGCTGTTCATCCAGCTCCGGTGATGCGGATGGGGAGAGTTTTGGAGGAGACTCTCCGGTTAGACTCTCTCCCATCTTAGACAGCACAGTGCTCAATTCACACCTGCTTGCTGGCAATCAAGAGCTCTTTTCAGATATTAATGAAGGATCTGGTATAAACTCTTGTTTTTCAGTGTTTGAAGTGCAATGCAGTAATTCtgttttaccattttcttttgaaacactCAACTTGggaaatgaaaatacagattcTAGTGCTAATATGCTTGGGAAAACACAGTCTAGATTGCTAATATGGACCAAAAATAGTGcctttgaagaaaatgaacacTGTTCTAATCTTTCAACAAGAACTTGTAGTCCATGGTCCCATTCGGAAGAAACACGTTCAGACAATGAAACATTAAATATTCAGTTTGAAGAATCCACACAGTTTAATGCCGAAGATATTAATTATGTAGTTCCTAGAGTCTCGTCAAATTATGTAGATGAAGAACTTCTAGATTTTTTGCAAGATGAAACTTGCCAGCAAAACAGTAGAACTTTAGGTGAgattcctgcattagttttcaAAAAAACATCTAAACTAGAATCCGTCTGTGGTATTCAGCtagaacaaaaaacagaaaacaaaaattttgaaacTACACAAGTATGTAATGAAAGTCCACATGGAGATGGCTACAGCTCAGGGGTTATTAAAGACATTTGGACAAAGATGGCAGACACAAATTCTATGGCTACAGTAGAAATAGAAAGAACTGATGCTGAGTTGTTCTCAGCAGATGTAAATAACTACTGCTGCTGTCTAGATGCTGAAGCTGAACTGGAGGCCCTTCAGGAGCCTGACAAGGCTGTGCGGAGGTCAGAGTACCATCTGTGGGAGGGACAGAAAGAGAGCCTGGAGAAAAGAGCATTTGCTTCTAGTGAGCTATCCAACGTGGATGGTGGTGATTATACAACACCCTCTAAACCCTGGGATGTAGCCCAAGATAAAGAGAACACATTCATTCTTGGAGGAGTTTATGGAGAACTCAAAACCTTTAATAGTGATGGGGAATGGGCAGTCGTACCACCTAGTCACACAAAAGGAAGTCTGTTACAGTGTGCAGCTTCTGATGTAGTGACGATAGCTGGTACAGATGTCTTTATGACCCCGGGAAACAGTTTTGCTCCTGGGCACAGGCAGTTATGGAAACCCTTCGTGTCATTTGAACAGAATGATCAGCCGAAGAGTGGGGAAAATGGGTTAAATAAgggattttcttttatcttccatGAAGACTTACTAGGAGCTTGTGGCAACTTTCAAGTCGAAGATCCTGGACTTGAatactcattttcttcctttgactTAAGCAATCCATTTTCACAAGTTCTTCATGTAGAATGCTCATTTGAACCTGAAGGGATTGCATCTTTCAGCCCCAGTTTTAAACCGAAATCAATCCTCTGTTCTGATTCAGACAGTGAAGTGTTGCACCCCAGGATATGTGGTGTTGACAGAACACAATACAGGGCTATTCGGATCTCTCCTAGGACTCACTTTCGCCCAATTTCTGCATCCGAACTGTCCCCAGGAGGAGGAAGCGAGTCAGAATTTGAATCTGAGAAAGATGAAGCAAATATTCCCATTCCTTCTCAAGTTGATATATTTGAAGATCCGCAGGCAGATCTCAAACCTCTGGAAGAAGATGCAGAGAAAGAAGGCCATTACTATGGAAAATCAGAGCTTGAGTCTGGAAAATTCCTTCCCAGGTTAAAAAAATCTGGGATGGAAAAGAGTGCTCAGACATCACTGGATTCCCAGGAGGAATCAACTGGGATTCTGTCAGTAGCAAAGCAAAATCAGTGTTTGGAATGTAGCATGAATGAATCCCTGGAAATAGATTTAGAAAGCTCAGAAGCAAATTGTAAAATAATGGCACAATGTGAGgaagaaattaataatttttgtggTTGCAAAGCAGGTTGTCAGTTTCCTGCTTATGAAGATAATCCAGTTTCTTCGGGACAGCTGGAAGAG TTCCCTGTATTGAACACTGATATACAAGGAATGAATAGAAGTCAAGAAAAACAGACCTGGTGGGAAAAAGCCTTGTACTCTCCTCTTTTTCCTGCATCAGAGTGTGAAG AATGTTACACAAATGCCAAGGGAGAGAGTGGTTTAGAAGAATGTCCAGATGCTAAAGAGACACCCAGTAATGAAGAGCGCCTGTTAGATTTTAATAGG GTGTCTTCTGTTTATGAAGCAAGATGTACAGGAGagagaaattctggagctaagtCAGATGGCTTCCACGGAAAGATGTGCTCCAGCGCCAGCTCCACCTCGGAAGAGACAGGCTCGGAAGGCGGAGGCGAGTGGGTGGGCCCTAGCGAAGAGGAGCTCTTTTCTCGAACTCATCTCTAA
- the KIAA0232 gene encoding uncharacterized protein KIAA0232 homolog isoform X3 → MEYNCRPCHTLSIMSSGIETLVEELCSRLKDLQSKQEEKIHKKLEGSPSPEAELSPPAKDQVEMYYEAFPPLSEKPVCLQEIMTVWNKSKVCSYSSSSSSSTAPPASTDTSSPKDCNSESEVTKERSSEVPTTVHEKAQSKSKNEKENKFSNGTIEEKPALYKKQIRHKPEGKMRPRSWSSGSSEAGSSSSGNQGELKASMKYVKVRHKAREIRNKKGRNGQSRLSLKHGEKAERNIHTGSSGSSSSGSVKQLCKRGKRPLKEIGRKDPGCTEGKDLYMENRNDTEYKEEPLWYTEPIAEYFVPLSRKSKLETTYRNRQDTSDLTSEAVEELSESVHGLCISNNNLHKTYLAAGTFIDGHFVEMPAVINEDIDLTGTSLCSLPEDNKYLDDIHLSELTHFYEVDIDQSMLDPGASETMQGESRILNMIRQKSKENTDFEAECCIVLDGMELQGERAIWTDSTSSVGAEGLFLQDLGNLAQFWECCSSSSGDADGESFGGDSPVRLSPILDSTVLNSHLLAGNQELFSDINEGSGINSCFSVFEVQCSNSVLPFSFETLNLGNENTDSSANMLGKTQSRLLIWTKNSAFEENEHCSNLSTRTCSPWSHSEETRSDNETLNIQFEESTQFNAEDINYVVPRVSSNYVDEELLDFLQDETCQQNSRTLGEIPALVFKKTSKLESVCGIQLEQKTENKNFETTQVCNESPHGDGYSSGVIKDIWTKMADTNSMATVEIERTDAELFSADVNNYCCCLDAEAELEALQEPDKAVRRSEYHLWEGQKESLEKRAFASSELSNVDGGDYTTPSKPWDVAQDKENTFILGGVYGELKTFNSDGEWAVVPPSHTKGSLLQCAASDVVTIAGTDVFMTPGNSFAPGHRQLWKPFVSFEQNDQPKSGENGLNKGFSFIFHEDLLGACGNFQVEDPGLEYSFSSFDLSNPFSQVLHVECSFEPEGIASFSPSFKPKSILCSDSDSEVLHPRICGVDRTQYRAIRISPRTHFRPISASELSPGGGSESEFESEKDEANIPIPSQVDIFEDPQADLKPLEEDAEKEGHYYGKSELESGKFLPRLKKSGMEKSAQTSLDSQEESTGILSVAKQNQCLECSMNESLEIDLESSEANCKIMAQCEEEINNFCGCKAGCQFPAYEDNPVSSGQLEEFPVLNTDIQGMNRSQEKQTWWEKALYSPLFPASECEECYTNAKGESGLEECPDAKETPSNEERLLDFNRVSSVYEARCTGERNSGAKSDGFHGKMCSSASSTSEETGSEGGGEWVGPSEEELFSRTHL, encoded by the exons GTACTATGAAGCATTTCCaccgctttctgagaaaccagttTGCCTGCAAGAAATCATGACGGTGTGGAACAAGTCTAAAGTCTGTTCTTACTCTAGCTCTTCTTCATCATCCACAGCCCCACCAGCTAGCACAGATACTTCCTCCCCTAAGGACTGCAACAGTGAAAGTGAAGTCACCAAGGAAAGAAGCAGTGAAGTGCCCACCACTGTCCATGAGAAAGCCCAGAGCAAAAGTAAAAAcgagaaggaaaacaaatttagTAATGGCACAATTGAAGAAAAGCCTGCTTTGTACAAAAAGCAAATCCGACATAAACCTGAAGGAAAGATGCGCCCTCGCTCATGGTCTTCTGGCTCCAGTGAAGCGGGCTCAAGTTCCAGTGGGAATCAGGGAGAATTAAAAGCATCCATGAAGTATGTTAAAGTAAGACACAAGGCACGAGAGATTCGAAACAAAAAAGGGCGGAATGGGCAAAGCAGGCTTTCTTTGAAGCATGGTGAAAAGGCTGAAAGAAACATTCATACTGGAAGTAGTGGCAGTAGCAGCAGTGGTTCTGTCAAACAGCTGTGCAAGCGGGGTAAGAGACCTTTAAAAGAAATAGGGAGAAAAGATCCTGGGTGCACTGAAGGAAAAGACCTGTACATGGAGAATAGAAACGACACAGAGTATAAAGAGGAGCCCTTGTGGTACACCGAGCCAATTGCTGAATATTTTGTTCCTCTGAGCAGAAAAAGTAAACTAGAGACCACATACCGAAACAGACAAGACACAAGTGATCTGACGTCAGAGGCAGTGGAAGAATTGTCTGAATCAGTGCATGGTCTTTGTATCAGCAACAATAATCTTCATAAAACATACCTCGCAGCAGGTACTTTCATTGATGGTCATTTTGTAGAAATGCCTGCAGTTATAAATGAGGATATTGACCTCACTGGGACCTCATTATGTTCTCTACCAGAGGACAATAAATACCTGGATGATATTCATCTATCAGAATTAACGCACTTCTATGAAGTGGACATTGATCAATCCATGTTGGATCCTGGTGCCTCAGAAACAATGCAAGGAGAAAGTCGGATTTTGAATATGATTCgacaaaaaagcaaagagaacacAGATTTTGAGGCAGAATGTTGCATAGTGTTAGATGGTATGGAGTTGCAAGGGGAACGTGCAATATGGACAGATTCTACCAGCTCCGTGGGTGCTGAGGGCTTATTCCTGCAGGACCTTGGCAATCTGGCTCAGTTTTGGGAGTGCTGTTCATCCAGCTCCGGTGATGCGGATGGGGAGAGTTTTGGAGGAGACTCTCCGGTTAGACTCTCTCCCATCTTAGACAGCACAGTGCTCAATTCACACCTGCTTGCTGGCAATCAAGAGCTCTTTTCAGATATTAATGAAGGATCTGGTATAAACTCTTGTTTTTCAGTGTTTGAAGTGCAATGCAGTAATTCtgttttaccattttcttttgaaacactCAACTTGggaaatgaaaatacagattcTAGTGCTAATATGCTTGGGAAAACACAGTCTAGATTGCTAATATGGACCAAAAATAGTGcctttgaagaaaatgaacacTGTTCTAATCTTTCAACAAGAACTTGTAGTCCATGGTCCCATTCGGAAGAAACACGTTCAGACAATGAAACATTAAATATTCAGTTTGAAGAATCCACACAGTTTAATGCCGAAGATATTAATTATGTAGTTCCTAGAGTCTCGTCAAATTATGTAGATGAAGAACTTCTAGATTTTTTGCAAGATGAAACTTGCCAGCAAAACAGTAGAACTTTAGGTGAgattcctgcattagttttcaAAAAAACATCTAAACTAGAATCCGTCTGTGGTATTCAGCtagaacaaaaaacagaaaacaaaaattttgaaacTACACAAGTATGTAATGAAAGTCCACATGGAGATGGCTACAGCTCAGGGGTTATTAAAGACATTTGGACAAAGATGGCAGACACAAATTCTATGGCTACAGTAGAAATAGAAAGAACTGATGCTGAGTTGTTCTCAGCAGATGTAAATAACTACTGCTGCTGTCTAGATGCTGAAGCTGAACTGGAGGCCCTTCAGGAGCCTGACAAGGCTGTGCGGAGGTCAGAGTACCATCTGTGGGAGGGACAGAAAGAGAGCCTGGAGAAAAGAGCATTTGCTTCTAGTGAGCTATCCAACGTGGATGGTGGTGATTATACAACACCCTCTAAACCCTGGGATGTAGCCCAAGATAAAGAGAACACATTCATTCTTGGAGGAGTTTATGGAGAACTCAAAACCTTTAATAGTGATGGGGAATGGGCAGTCGTACCACCTAGTCACACAAAAGGAAGTCTGTTACAGTGTGCAGCTTCTGATGTAGTGACGATAGCTGGTACAGATGTCTTTATGACCCCGGGAAACAGTTTTGCTCCTGGGCACAGGCAGTTATGGAAACCCTTCGTGTCATTTGAACAGAATGATCAGCCGAAGAGTGGGGAAAATGGGTTAAATAAgggattttcttttatcttccatGAAGACTTACTAGGAGCTTGTGGCAACTTTCAAGTCGAAGATCCTGGACTTGAatactcattttcttcctttgactTAAGCAATCCATTTTCACAAGTTCTTCATGTAGAATGCTCATTTGAACCTGAAGGGATTGCATCTTTCAGCCCCAGTTTTAAACCGAAATCAATCCTCTGTTCTGATTCAGACAGTGAAGTGTTGCACCCCAGGATATGTGGTGTTGACAGAACACAATACAGGGCTATTCGGATCTCTCCTAGGACTCACTTTCGCCCAATTTCTGCATCCGAACTGTCCCCAGGAGGAGGAAGCGAGTCAGAATTTGAATCTGAGAAAGATGAAGCAAATATTCCCATTCCTTCTCAAGTTGATATATTTGAAGATCCGCAGGCAGATCTCAAACCTCTGGAAGAAGATGCAGAGAAAGAAGGCCATTACTATGGAAAATCAGAGCTTGAGTCTGGAAAATTCCTTCCCAGGTTAAAAAAATCTGGGATGGAAAAGAGTGCTCAGACATCACTGGATTCCCAGGAGGAATCAACTGGGATTCTGTCAGTAGCAAAGCAAAATCAGTGTTTGGAATGTAGCATGAATGAATCCCTGGAAATAGATTTAGAAAGCTCAGAAGCAAATTGTAAAATAATGGCACAATGTGAGgaagaaattaataatttttgtggTTGCAAAGCAGGTTGTCAGTTTCCTGCTTATGAAGATAATCCAGTTTCTTCGGGACAGCTGGAAGAG TTCCCTGTATTGAACACTGATATACAAGGAATGAATAGAAGTCAAGAAAAACAGACCTGGTGGGAAAAAGCCTTGTACTCTCCTCTTTTTCCTGCATCAGAGTGTGAAG AATGTTACACAAATGCCAAGGGAGAGAGTGGTTTAGAAGAATGTCCAGATGCTAAAGAGACACCCAGTAATGAAGAGCGCCTGTTAGATTTTAATAGG GTGTCTTCTGTTTATGAAGCAAGATGTACAGGAGagagaaattctggagctaagtCAGATGGCTTCCACGGAAAGATGTGCTCCAGCGCCAGCTCCACCTCGGAAGAGACAGGCTCGGAAGGCGGAGGCGAGTGGGTGGGCCCTAGCGAAGAGGAGCTCTTTTCTCGAACTCATCTCTAA
- the KIAA0232 gene encoding uncharacterized protein KIAA0232 homolog isoform X5 — protein sequence MTVWNKSKVCSYSSSSSSSTAPPASTDTSSPKDCNSESEVTKERSSEVPTTVHEKAQSKSKNEKENKFSNGTIEEKPALYKKQIRHKPEGKMRPRSWSSGSSEAGSSSSGNQGELKASMKYVKVRHKAREIRNKKGRNGQSRLSLKHGEKAERNIHTGSSGSSSSGSVKQLCKRGKRPLKEIGRKDPGCTEGKDLYMENRNDTEYKEEPLWYTEPIAEYFVPLSRKSKLETTYRNRQDTSDLTSEAVEELSESVHGLCISNNNLHKTYLAAGTFIDGHFVEMPAVINEDIDLTGTSLCSLPEDNKYLDDIHLSELTHFYEVDIDQSMLDPGASETMQGESRILNMIRQKSKENTDFEAECCIVLDGMELQGERAIWTDSTSSVGAEGLFLQDLGNLAQFWECCSSSSGDADGESFGGDSPVRLSPILDSTVLNSHLLAGNQELFSDINEGSGINSCFSVFEVQCSNSVLPFSFETLNLGNENTDSSANMLGKTQSRLLIWTKNSAFEENEHCSNLSTRTCSPWSHSEETRSDNETLNIQFEESTQFNAEDINYVVPRVSSNYVDEELLDFLQDETCQQNSRTLGEIPALVFKKTSKLESVCGIQLEQKTENKNFETTQVCNESPHGDGYSSGVIKDIWTKMADTNSMATVEIERTDAELFSADVNNYCCCLDAEAELEALQEPDKAVRRSEYHLWEGQKESLEKRAFASSELSNVDGGDYTTPSKPWDVAQDKENTFILGGVYGELKTFNSDGEWAVVPPSHTKGSLLQCAASDVVTIAGTDVFMTPGNSFAPGHRQLWKPFVSFEQNDQPKSGENGLNKGFSFIFHEDLLGACGNFQVEDPGLEYSFSSFDLSNPFSQVLHVECSFEPEGIASFSPSFKPKSILCSDSDSEVLHPRICGVDRTQYRAIRISPRTHFRPISASELSPGGGSESEFESEKDEANIPIPSQVDIFEDPQADLKPLEEDAEKEGHYYGKSELESGKFLPRLKKSGMEKSAQTSLDSQEESTGILSVAKQNQCLECSMNESLEIDLESSEANCKIMAQCEEEINNFCGCKAGCQFPAYEDNPVSSGQLEEFPVLNTDIQGMNRSQEKQTWWEKALYSPLFPASECEECYTNAKGESGLEECPDAKETPSNEERLLDFNRVSSVYEARCTGERNSGAKSDGFHGKMCSSASSTSEETGSEGGGEWVGPSEEELFSRTHL from the exons ATGACGGTGTGGAACAAGTCTAAAGTCTGTTCTTACTCTAGCTCTTCTTCATCATCCACAGCCCCACCAGCTAGCACAGATACTTCCTCCCCTAAGGACTGCAACAGTGAAAGTGAAGTCACCAAGGAAAGAAGCAGTGAAGTGCCCACCACTGTCCATGAGAAAGCCCAGAGCAAAAGTAAAAAcgagaaggaaaacaaatttagTAATGGCACAATTGAAGAAAAGCCTGCTTTGTACAAAAAGCAAATCCGACATAAACCTGAAGGAAAGATGCGCCCTCGCTCATGGTCTTCTGGCTCCAGTGAAGCGGGCTCAAGTTCCAGTGGGAATCAGGGAGAATTAAAAGCATCCATGAAGTATGTTAAAGTAAGACACAAGGCACGAGAGATTCGAAACAAAAAAGGGCGGAATGGGCAAAGCAGGCTTTCTTTGAAGCATGGTGAAAAGGCTGAAAGAAACATTCATACTGGAAGTAGTGGCAGTAGCAGCAGTGGTTCTGTCAAACAGCTGTGCAAGCGGGGTAAGAGACCTTTAAAAGAAATAGGGAGAAAAGATCCTGGGTGCACTGAAGGAAAAGACCTGTACATGGAGAATAGAAACGACACAGAGTATAAAGAGGAGCCCTTGTGGTACACCGAGCCAATTGCTGAATATTTTGTTCCTCTGAGCAGAAAAAGTAAACTAGAGACCACATACCGAAACAGACAAGACACAAGTGATCTGACGTCAGAGGCAGTGGAAGAATTGTCTGAATCAGTGCATGGTCTTTGTATCAGCAACAATAATCTTCATAAAACATACCTCGCAGCAGGTACTTTCATTGATGGTCATTTTGTAGAAATGCCTGCAGTTATAAATGAGGATATTGACCTCACTGGGACCTCATTATGTTCTCTACCAGAGGACAATAAATACCTGGATGATATTCATCTATCAGAATTAACGCACTTCTATGAAGTGGACATTGATCAATCCATGTTGGATCCTGGTGCCTCAGAAACAATGCAAGGAGAAAGTCGGATTTTGAATATGATTCgacaaaaaagcaaagagaacacAGATTTTGAGGCAGAATGTTGCATAGTGTTAGATGGTATGGAGTTGCAAGGGGAACGTGCAATATGGACAGATTCTACCAGCTCCGTGGGTGCTGAGGGCTTATTCCTGCAGGACCTTGGCAATCTGGCTCAGTTTTGGGAGTGCTGTTCATCCAGCTCCGGTGATGCGGATGGGGAGAGTTTTGGAGGAGACTCTCCGGTTAGACTCTCTCCCATCTTAGACAGCACAGTGCTCAATTCACACCTGCTTGCTGGCAATCAAGAGCTCTTTTCAGATATTAATGAAGGATCTGGTATAAACTCTTGTTTTTCAGTGTTTGAAGTGCAATGCAGTAATTCtgttttaccattttcttttgaaacactCAACTTGggaaatgaaaatacagattcTAGTGCTAATATGCTTGGGAAAACACAGTCTAGATTGCTAATATGGACCAAAAATAGTGcctttgaagaaaatgaacacTGTTCTAATCTTTCAACAAGAACTTGTAGTCCATGGTCCCATTCGGAAGAAACACGTTCAGACAATGAAACATTAAATATTCAGTTTGAAGAATCCACACAGTTTAATGCCGAAGATATTAATTATGTAGTTCCTAGAGTCTCGTCAAATTATGTAGATGAAGAACTTCTAGATTTTTTGCAAGATGAAACTTGCCAGCAAAACAGTAGAACTTTAGGTGAgattcctgcattagttttcaAAAAAACATCTAAACTAGAATCCGTCTGTGGTATTCAGCtagaacaaaaaacagaaaacaaaaattttgaaacTACACAAGTATGTAATGAAAGTCCACATGGAGATGGCTACAGCTCAGGGGTTATTAAAGACATTTGGACAAAGATGGCAGACACAAATTCTATGGCTACAGTAGAAATAGAAAGAACTGATGCTGAGTTGTTCTCAGCAGATGTAAATAACTACTGCTGCTGTCTAGATGCTGAAGCTGAACTGGAGGCCCTTCAGGAGCCTGACAAGGCTGTGCGGAGGTCAGAGTACCATCTGTGGGAGGGACAGAAAGAGAGCCTGGAGAAAAGAGCATTTGCTTCTAGTGAGCTATCCAACGTGGATGGTGGTGATTATACAACACCCTCTAAACCCTGGGATGTAGCCCAAGATAAAGAGAACACATTCATTCTTGGAGGAGTTTATGGAGAACTCAAAACCTTTAATAGTGATGGGGAATGGGCAGTCGTACCACCTAGTCACACAAAAGGAAGTCTGTTACAGTGTGCAGCTTCTGATGTAGTGACGATAGCTGGTACAGATGTCTTTATGACCCCGGGAAACAGTTTTGCTCCTGGGCACAGGCAGTTATGGAAACCCTTCGTGTCATTTGAACAGAATGATCAGCCGAAGAGTGGGGAAAATGGGTTAAATAAgggattttcttttatcttccatGAAGACTTACTAGGAGCTTGTGGCAACTTTCAAGTCGAAGATCCTGGACTTGAatactcattttcttcctttgactTAAGCAATCCATTTTCACAAGTTCTTCATGTAGAATGCTCATTTGAACCTGAAGGGATTGCATCTTTCAGCCCCAGTTTTAAACCGAAATCAATCCTCTGTTCTGATTCAGACAGTGAAGTGTTGCACCCCAGGATATGTGGTGTTGACAGAACACAATACAGGGCTATTCGGATCTCTCCTAGGACTCACTTTCGCCCAATTTCTGCATCCGAACTGTCCCCAGGAGGAGGAAGCGAGTCAGAATTTGAATCTGAGAAAGATGAAGCAAATATTCCCATTCCTTCTCAAGTTGATATATTTGAAGATCCGCAGGCAGATCTCAAACCTCTGGAAGAAGATGCAGAGAAAGAAGGCCATTACTATGGAAAATCAGAGCTTGAGTCTGGAAAATTCCTTCCCAGGTTAAAAAAATCTGGGATGGAAAAGAGTGCTCAGACATCACTGGATTCCCAGGAGGAATCAACTGGGATTCTGTCAGTAGCAAAGCAAAATCAGTGTTTGGAATGTAGCATGAATGAATCCCTGGAAATAGATTTAGAAAGCTCAGAAGCAAATTGTAAAATAATGGCACAATGTGAGgaagaaattaataatttttgtggTTGCAAAGCAGGTTGTCAGTTTCCTGCTTATGAAGATAATCCAGTTTCTTCGGGACAGCTGGAAGAG TTCCCTGTATTGAACACTGATATACAAGGAATGAATAGAAGTCAAGAAAAACAGACCTGGTGGGAAAAAGCCTTGTACTCTCCTCTTTTTCCTGCATCAGAGTGTGAAG AATGTTACACAAATGCCAAGGGAGAGAGTGGTTTAGAAGAATGTCCAGATGCTAAAGAGACACCCAGTAATGAAGAGCGCCTGTTAGATTTTAATAGG GTGTCTTCTGTTTATGAAGCAAGATGTACAGGAGagagaaattctggagctaagtCAGATGGCTTCCACGGAAAGATGTGCTCCAGCGCCAGCTCCACCTCGGAAGAGACAGGCTCGGAAGGCGGAGGCGAGTGGGTGGGCCCTAGCGAAGAGGAGCTCTTTTCTCGAACTCATCTCTAA